A single Lynx canadensis isolate LIC74 chromosome D2, mLynCan4.pri.v2, whole genome shotgun sequence DNA region contains:
- the HK1 gene encoding hexokinase-1 isoform X2, which yields MVQLFDHVAECLGDFMEKKKIKDKKLPVGFTFSFPCRQSKIDEAILITWTKKFKASGVEGMDVVKLLNKAIKKRGDYDANIVAVVNDTVGTMMTCGYDDQQCEVGLIIGTGTNACYMEELRHIDLVEGDEGRMCINTEWGAFGDDGSLEDIRTEFDREIDRGSLNPGKQLFEKMVSGMYLGELVRLILVKMAKEGLLFEGRITPELLTRGKFKTSDVSAIEKNKEGLHNAKEILTRLGVEPSDDDCISVQHVCTIVSFRSANLVAATLGAILNRLRDNKGTPRLRTTVGVDGSLYKTHPQYSRRFHKTLRRLVPDSDVRFLLSESGSGKGAAMVTAVAYRLAEQHRQIEETLAHFRLTKDMLLEVKKRMRAEMDMGLRKQTHEKAVVKMLPSFVRSTPDGTEHGDFLALDLGGTNFRVLLVKIRSGKKRTVEMHNKIYAIPIEIMQGTGEELFDHIVSCISDFLDYMGIKGPRMPLGFTFSFPCKQTSLDAGILITWTKGFKATDCVGNDVATLLRDAIKRREEFDLDVVAVVNDTVGTMMTCAYEEPTCEVGLIVGTGSNACYMEEMKNVEMLEGDEGRMCINMEWGAFGDNGCLDDIRTLYDRLVDEYSLNAGKQRFEKMISGMYLGEIVRNILIDFTKKGFLFRGQISEPLKTRGIFQTKYLSQIESDRLALLQVRAILQQLGLNSTCDDSILVKTVCGVVSKRAAQLCGAGMAAVVDKIRENRGLDHLSVTVGVDGTLYKLHPHFSRIMHQTVQELSPNCNVSFLLSEDGSGKGAALITAVGVRLREESSS from the exons CTTTTCGATCACGTCGCCGAGTGCCTGGGAGACTTcatggagaagaagaaaatcaaggaCAAGAAATTACCTGTGGGATTCACGTTTTCCTTCCCTTGTCGGCAGTCCAAAATAGACGAG GCCATCCTGATCACCTGGACAAAGAAATTTAAAGCGAGCGGAGTGGAGGGAATGGATGTGGTGAAGCTGCTTAACAAAGCCATCAAAAAGCGCGGG GACTACGATGCCAACATTGTGGCTGTGGTGAACGACACGGTGGGGACCATGATGACCTGTGGCTACGACGACCAACAGTGCGAAGTCGGCCTCATCATTG GCACTGGCACCAACGCGTGCTACATGGAGGAACTGAGGCACATTGACCTGGTGGAAGGCGACGAGGGCAGGATGTGCATCAACACGGAGTGGGGGGCCTTTGGGGACGACGGGTCCCTCGAAGACATCCGCACCGAGTTCGACCGGGAGATAGACCGTGGCTCTCTCAACCCTGGGAAGCAGCT GTTTGAGAAGATGGTGAGTGGCATGTACTTGGGGGAGCTGGTTCGACTGATCCTGGTCAAGATGGCCAAGGAGGGCCTCTTATTTGAAGGACGGATCACCCCGGAGCTGCTCACCAGGGGGAAGTTCAAGACTAGTGATGTGTCAGCCATTGAAAA GAATAAGGAAGGCCTCCACAATGCCAAAGAAATCCTGACCCGCCTGGGAGTGGAGCCATCTGATGACGACTGTATTTCAGTCCAGCACGTGTGTACCATTGTCTCATTTCGCTCTGCCAACCTGGTGGCTGCAACGCTGGGCGCCATCTTGAACCGCCTTCGAGATAACAAGGGCACACCCAGGCTGCGGACCACGGTTGGTGTCGACGGGTCTCTTTACAAGACGCACCCACA gtaTTCACGACGTTTCCACAAGACTCTGAGGCGCTTGGTGCCCGACTCCGATGTGCGCTTCCTCCTCTCGGAGAGCGGCAGCGGCAAGGGGGCCGCCATGGTCACCGCGGTGGCCTACCGCCTGGCCGAGCAGCACCGGCAGATCGAGGAGACCCTGGCCCACTTCCGCCTCACCAAGGATATGCTGCTGGAGGTGAAGAAGAGAATGCGGGCCGAGATGGACATGGGCCTGAGGAAACAGACGCACGAAAAGGCCGTAGTCAAGATGCTGCCCTCCTTCGTCCGGAGCACTCCAGACGGGACCG AGCATGGTGACTTCTTGGCCCTTGATCTTGGAGGAACGAATTTCCGTGTCTTACTGGTGAAAATCCGCAGTGGGAAAAAGAGAACGGTGGAAATGCACAACAAGATCTATGCCATTCCCATTGAAATCATGCAGGGCACTGGGGAAGAG ctGTTTGACCACATCGTCTCCTGCATCTCCGACTTCCTGGACTACATGGGGATCAAAGGCCCCAGAATGCCTCTCGGCTTCACGTTCTCATTCCCCTGCAAGCAGACGAGCTTGGATGCG GGAATCTTGATCACCTGGACGAAGGGTTTTAAGGCAACCGACTGCGTGGGGAACGATGTAGCAACCTTACTAAGGGATGCGATCAAAAGGAGAGAG GAATTTGACCTGGACGTGGTGGCTGTGGTCAATGACACGGTGGGCACCATGATGACCTGTGCTTATGAAGAGCCTACCTGCGAGGTTGGACTCATCGTAG GGACCGGCAGCAACGCCTGCTacatggaagaaatgaagaatgtcgAGATGCTGGAGGGGGACGAGGGGCGAATGTGCATCAACATGGAGTGGGGTGCCTTTGGGGACAACGGGTGTCTCGATGACATCAGAACTCTCTATGACAGACTGGTGGATGAATATTCTCTAAACGCTGGAAAACAAAG GTTTGAGAAGATGATCAGCGGTATGTACCTGGGTGAGATCGTCCGCAACATCTTGATCGACTTCACCAAGAAGGGGTTCCTCTTCCGAGGGCAGATCTCTGAGCCGCTGAAGACTCGCGGCATTTTTCAGACCAAATATCTCTCCCAGATTGAGAG TGACCGATTAGCACTGCTCCAGGTCCGGGCCATCCTCCAGCAGCTGGGCCTGAATAGCACCTGTGACGACAGTATCCTCGTCAAGACCGTGTGCGGGGTGGTGTCCAAACGGGCCGCGCAGCTGTGCGGTGCGGGCATGGCCGCCGTGGTGGACAAGATCCGCGAGAACAGAGGGCTGGACCATCTCAGTGTGACTGTGGGGGTGGATGGAACACTCTACAAGCTTCATCCGCA cttctcgAGAATCATGCACCAAACCGTGCAGGAACTGTCACCGAACTGCAACGTGTCCTTCCTCCTGTCCGAAGACGGCAGTGGCAAGGGGGCTGCCCTCATCACGGCCGTGGGCGTCCGGCTCCGGGAAGAATCGAGCAGCTAA